Proteins from one Oscillatoria nigro-viridis PCC 7112 genomic window:
- a CDS encoding SH3 domain-containing protein — translation MADLYIVNATSLNIRSSAQVEENNQITSIPKGHVISKIGVAADESWWKVLTIKDGQRLEGFVASRFLEVAPKRIQGIGWFKEQFKSKIEAAIVGTPFSLDMLTAIALQETYYIWGNLYKKLPVDEVLKLCVGDTLDTPNRSAFPKNKAALLSVTKGDEMFKIARKALVDLGVHVEDYKKVADSYPNKFCHGFGIFQLDLQFFEKDPDYFLQKRWYSFDNCLSKCTKELNEALKRAYGSGKTALTDTEKVYVAIAYNRGSVDFSRGFKQGFRDSSGKYYGEYIWEYLQLAKSVP, via the coding sequence ATGGCAGACCTCTACATTGTCAACGCAACCAGTCTAAATATTCGTTCATCAGCTCAGGTAGAGGAAAATAATCAAATTACATCAATACCTAAAGGTCATGTGATTTCCAAGATAGGTGTAGCCGCAGATGAATCATGGTGGAAAGTTTTAACTATTAAAGATGGACAGCGTTTAGAAGGATTTGTCGCGAGTCGATTTTTAGAGGTTGCCCCTAAGAGGATTCAAGGGATCGGCTGGTTTAAAGAGCAGTTTAAAAGTAAGATTGAAGCTGCGATTGTGGGAACTCCCTTTAGTTTGGATATGCTAACTGCGATCGCTTTGCAAGAAACTTACTATATTTGGGGAAACCTTTATAAGAAATTACCTGTCGATGAGGTTTTGAAACTTTGCGTTGGTGATACTCTGGATACCCCTAACCGCTCTGCATTTCCAAAGAACAAAGCTGCTTTGTTGAGTGTAACTAAGGGGGATGAAATGTTTAAGATTGCCCGCAAAGCTTTAGTCGATTTGGGTGTTCATGTCGAAGATTATAAAAAAGTAGCAGATTCTTATCCTAATAAGTTTTGTCATGGCTTTGGTATCTTTCAGCTTGACTTACAGTTTTTTGAGAAAGACCCTGACTATTTTCTGCAAAAGCGTTGGTATAGCTTCGATAATTGTTTAAGCAAGTGTACTAAAGAACTCAATGAGGCCCTTAAACGTGCCTATGGTTCGGGAAAAACAGCTTTAACAGATACTGAAAAAGTATATGTTGCTATTGCTTACAATCGTGGAAGTGTGGATTTTTCAAGGGGTTTCAAACAGGGATTTCGAGATAGTAGTGGGAAATACTACGGTGAATATATTTGGGAATACTTGCAGCTTGCTAAATCAGTTCCTTGA
- a CDS encoding aldo/keto reductase, with translation MTTITLGQNGPAVIPLCVGTWAWGDKLFWNYGSNYGAAEVEAAFKTSLDNGVNFFDTAEVYGNGLSEELLGQFIKKTTQPVQIATKFGPVPWRITGKSVSEALSASLKRLQVEQIALYQVHWPFSFLLSQETLMNALADEVKQGRIQAVGVSNYSVEQMRQAHKILAARGVPLATNQVRYSLLSRQVEKQRIVSAARELGVTILAYSPLAQGLLTDKYTAQEPPTGARKMDSRFSKSGLEKIELVMSTLRKMGRKRDRTPAQVALNWLICQNGVIPIPGAKTAKQAQENAGALGWNLSQDEVNQLELMTRPWRE, from the coding sequence GTGACAACCATTACCCTAGGACAAAACGGCCCAGCCGTCATTCCCCTGTGCGTCGGAACTTGGGCTTGGGGCGACAAACTATTTTGGAACTACGGCAGCAACTACGGAGCCGCCGAAGTCGAAGCAGCATTCAAAACATCCCTTGACAACGGAGTCAACTTTTTTGACACAGCCGAAGTCTACGGTAACGGCTTGTCAGAAGAATTGCTGGGGCAGTTTATCAAAAAAACCACCCAACCCGTGCAAATAGCCACCAAATTCGGCCCCGTACCTTGGCGGATTACAGGAAAATCTGTTTCCGAAGCCTTGAGTGCCAGCTTAAAACGCTTGCAAGTAGAACAAATAGCCCTCTACCAAGTACACTGGCCCTTCTCTTTTTTACTCAGTCAAGAAACCCTGATGAACGCCTTAGCCGATGAAGTAAAACAAGGCAGAATTCAAGCAGTAGGAGTCAGCAACTATTCAGTAGAACAGATGCGCCAAGCCCACAAAATACTAGCAGCAAGAGGCGTTCCCCTAGCAACAAATCAAGTCCGCTACTCCTTGCTGTCGCGGCAAGTAGAAAAACAAAGAATTGTGAGTGCAGCCCGCGAATTGGGAGTCACAATTTTAGCGTACAGCCCCTTAGCCCAAGGATTGCTCACCGACAAATACACAGCCCAAGAACCACCTACAGGAGCCCGCAAAATGGACTCCCGCTTCAGCAAAAGCGGCCTCGAAAAAATTGAATTAGTCATGTCCACCCTGCGAAAAATGGGCAGAAAGCGCGATCGAACGCCCGCCCAAGTTGCCCTAAACTGGTTAATATGCCAAAACGGAGTCATCCCCATTCCCGGCGCCAAAACCGCAAAACAAGCACAAGAAAACGCAGGCGCGTTAGGCTGGAATTTGAGCCAAGATGAAGTCAATCAATTAGAATTAATGACTCGTCCTTGGCGAGAATAA
- a CDS encoding NB-ARC domain-containing protein: MTGQEAIALIDNLLQSVNKKHKLNDVQSIVFLETWEGHSYQEIADRLLYEHEYIKHVGSLLWRKLSQIIGEKVSKQNLQAVLRRYQHGRASDNCIQDWGEAIDVFYFYNRLQELETLETWISSNSTRAIGIFGLGGIGKTSLSVKIAHHIQSQFEFVIWRSLQQAPTLDVIISDILPILTGSEATTNNSISALMEQLRQQRCLLIIDNLESILQGGNRGGQYQQGYEDYRQLFARIADETHQSCLILTGREKPGGFAVRSGENSPVRSLQLFGVSPPVCQKILADKGLKATLLQCQNIVNHFGGNPLAIKLAATTIKTIFSGDIDAFLAQGNTVFSDFWDLLDRQFDRLSPLQQQIMYGIAINQERATPANLKAEILPKVSGRRLMEALESLAERSLIFDERSLNYTASTSLMLQPAIAEYVRERLLEK; encoded by the coding sequence ATGACGGGACAAGAAGCGATCGCCCTAATCGATAATCTGTTACAATCCGTTAACAAAAAGCACAAACTCAATGACGTTCAATCCATCGTCTTTCTAGAAACTTGGGAAGGACACTCTTATCAAGAAATAGCCGATCGCCTACTTTACGAACACGAATATATCAAACACGTCGGTTCGCTTTTGTGGCGAAAGCTCTCTCAAATCATCGGCGAAAAAGTCTCAAAACAAAATCTGCAAGCAGTCTTGCGCCGCTACCAGCATGGCCGCGCATCAGATAACTGCATCCAAGATTGGGGAGAAGCGATCGATGTTTTCTATTTTTACAACCGCCTGCAAGAATTAGAAACATTAGAAACTTGGATTAGCAGCAATTCTACCCGTGCGATCGGGATTTTTGGACTTGGCGGTATTGGCAAAACTTCTCTGTCTGTCAAAATCGCCCACCATATTCAATCTCAATTTGAATTCGTGATTTGGCGGAGTTTGCAGCAAGCACCAACTTTAGATGTTATCATCAGCGATATTTTACCGATTTTAACTGGTTCAGAAGCGACAACAAATAACTCTATTTCTGCTCTCATGGAACAGTTGCGACAACAACGCTGTTTGTTAATTATCGACAATCTGGAATCCATTTTGCAAGGGGGAAATCGCGGCGGACAATACCAACAAGGATATGAAGATTACCGACAGTTATTTGCGCGCATTGCTGACGAAACTCACCAAAGTTGTCTGATTTTAACTGGACGAGAAAAACCTGGCGGATTTGCCGTGCGATCGGGCGAAAATTCACCCGTGCGATCGCTCCAACTCTTCGGAGTTTCACCGCCCGTATGCCAGAAAATCCTCGCCGATAAAGGATTAAAAGCAACGCTATTGCAGTGTCAAAATATTGTCAACCATTTTGGTGGTAATCCCCTCGCAATCAAACTTGCTGCAACTACGATTAAAACTATTTTTAGCGGTGACATTGACGCATTTTTAGCGCAAGGAAATACTGTTTTTAGCGATTTTTGGGATTTGCTTGATCGCCAGTTCGATCGCTTGTCTCCTTTGCAACAACAAATTATGTATGGGATTGCAATTAATCAAGAAAGAGCGACTCCTGCGAATTTAAAAGCAGAAATTTTACCCAAAGTTTCGGGGCGACGACTGATGGAAGCATTGGAATCCCTAGCGGAGCGATCGCTCATTTTCGATGAGCGATCGCTCAATTATACCGCATCAACAAGTTTAATGCTACAACCGGCGATCGCCGAGTATGTTAGAGAACGATTGCTCGAAAAGTAA
- a CDS encoding penicillin-insensitive murein endopeptidase, which produces MPSLSVSLNLNGSVGKDGKNQAQDVLAVKNRLADLGYPVTRDSIVYPETIAIIKLFQSIIKGETVIVGDGRIDLNGPTLKFLEAANAPQWLEMPKGSAAEGFINHDQRQPDNHDFGTSWMIETIQTAAQLYLNTHLSSHPNAALIQTNDLSKPRGGITPVHATHQTGLSCDIRLPRKDGQSGRIVSTDSKFDRDAMRAMLKAIRNQSKYEIKRIFFNDFTLITEGLCVNAAGHDNHAHIDIIPPPRQ; this is translated from the coding sequence ATGCCATCACTTTCAGTAAGTTTGAATCTCAATGGTAGTGTAGGAAAAGATGGAAAAAATCAAGCTCAAGATGTTCTTGCTGTCAAAAATCGATTAGCCGATTTAGGTTATCCAGTAACGCGAGACTCGATAGTATACCCGGAAACAATTGCCATCATTAAACTTTTTCAATCAATTATCAAAGGAGAGACCGTTATTGTTGGAGACGGTCGGATTGACTTAAATGGTCCCACTCTTAAATTCCTAGAAGCAGCAAATGCACCTCAATGGTTAGAAATGCCAAAAGGTTCTGCTGCTGAAGGCTTTATCAATCATGACCAGCGGCAACCCGATAATCATGATTTTGGCACAAGCTGGATGATTGAAACGATTCAAACCGCTGCCCAACTTTACCTAAATACTCATCTTTCTAGCCATCCAAACGCTGCATTGATTCAAACGAATGACCTGAGTAAGCCCAGAGGAGGTATTACACCTGTTCACGCAACCCATCAAACTGGACTATCTTGCGATATCCGGTTGCCTCGTAAAGACGGTCAGTCAGGACGCATTGTATCTACAGATTCTAAATTTGATCGAGACGCAATGCGGGCAATGCTCAAAGCAATCCGAAATCAAAGCAAATATGAAATAAAGCGCATTTTTTTCAATGACTTTACCCTGATTACAGAAGGTCTTTGTGTCAATGCAGCAGGGCATGATAATCATGCACACATTGATATTATTCCACCTCCACGGCAATAG
- a CDS encoding BCD family MFS transporter, whose amino-acid sequence MSIDRLPDSRLTDSATPAIKRVTLATMFRLGLFQMGLGMMSILTLGVLNRVMIKELAIPATVVAVTLAMHQFVAPARVWFGQMSDAKPLFGHHRTGYVWVGSVLFVISAFLAVQVMWRLGGSLEAVGWTTPTYGWVGLLGLIFALYGIAICSSSTPFAALLVDVSDEEDRSKLVGVVWSMLMVGIIIGAIVSSGLLKQIDGDVSREVLQGSINSLFVKVPALVLLLVGIATFGVEKKYSRYGVRSSAVNREDKITLGSALRILTASRQTGLFFTFLLIMTICLFMQDAVLEPYGGEIFKMPISETTRLNAIYGTGTLIGLSATGFLIVPRIGKQNTIRLGCLSVAGCFGLIILSGFTGNPIVFKSALMFFGLASGITTTGALSLMLDLTAAETAGTFIGAWGLSQAMARGVATVSGGAILDFGRSLFGVPMLAYGLVFAVPAAGMILAVWLLGRVDVGEFQDNAKSAIATILENELD is encoded by the coding sequence ATGTCGATCGACCGTTTACCAGATTCAAGATTAACAGATTCCGCGACTCCTGCTATCAAGAGAGTTACCCTCGCGACTATGTTCCGGTTGGGTTTGTTTCAGATGGGATTGGGCATGATGTCGATTTTGACGCTGGGGGTGCTCAATCGCGTCATGATTAAGGAGTTGGCGATTCCGGCTACTGTGGTGGCGGTTACGCTGGCTATGCACCAGTTTGTCGCCCCGGCTAGGGTGTGGTTCGGGCAAATGTCTGATGCTAAGCCTTTGTTTGGCCATCACCGCACGGGTTACGTGTGGGTAGGAAGCGTTTTGTTTGTGATTTCTGCTTTTTTGGCGGTGCAGGTGATGTGGCGCTTGGGCGGCAGTTTGGAGGCTGTGGGGTGGACGACTCCTACTTACGGTTGGGTGGGTTTGTTGGGTTTGATTTTTGCGCTTTACGGTATTGCTATTTGTTCGAGTTCGACTCCTTTTGCTGCTTTGTTGGTGGATGTTTCGGATGAGGAGGACCGATCGAAGTTGGTGGGTGTGGTGTGGTCGATGCTGATGGTTGGTATTATTATCGGGGCGATTGTTAGCAGCGGTTTGCTGAAGCAAATTGATGGGGATGTGTCGCGGGAAGTGTTGCAGGGTTCGATTAACAGTTTGTTTGTGAAGGTGCCGGCGCTGGTTTTGCTGCTGGTGGGGATTGCAACTTTTGGGGTTGAGAAAAAGTATTCGCGGTACGGGGTGCGATCGTCCGCAGTGAATCGAGAAGATAAAATTACTCTGGGAAGTGCGCTGCGGATTTTGACTGCTAGCCGCCAAACCGGTTTGTTTTTTACTTTCCTGCTGATTATGACAATTTGCTTGTTTATGCAGGATGCGGTTTTGGAACCTTACGGCGGGGAAATTTTTAAGATGCCGATTTCGGAAACTACGCGGTTGAATGCTATTTACGGTACTGGTACTCTGATCGGTTTGAGCGCCACTGGTTTTTTAATTGTACCGCGCATCGGCAAGCAAAATACGATTAGGTTGGGCTGTTTGTCGGTTGCTGGTTGTTTTGGCTTGATTATTTTGTCGGGGTTTACTGGTAATCCAATTGTGTTTAAGTCGGCTTTAATGTTTTTTGGTTTAGCTTCGGGAATTACGACGACGGGTGCGCTGAGTTTGATGTTGGATTTGACTGCTGCAGAAACGGCGGGGACTTTTATTGGTGCTTGGGGTTTGTCGCAGGCGATGGCGCGGGGTGTGGCGACGGTTAGCGGCGGTGCTATTTTGGATTTTGGCAGGAGTTTGTTTGGGGTGCCGATGTTGGCTTACGGGTTGGTGTTTGCTGTGCCGGCGGCGGGTATGATTCTGGCTGTTTGGCTGTTGGGTAGGGTGGATGTTGGAGAGTTTCAAGATAATGCTAAAAGTGCGATCGCCACTATTCTTGAAAATGAATTAGACTGA
- a CDS encoding DUF2272 domain-containing protein, giving the protein MVVMKVKPDSLNLRRSPEIKDGNIITTLVLAQEVEVIEGNPTDRFWEVKTVVNGSTLQGFASAAFLRQPVSAAKEALISAAVKEWLRFDRGNKLEYEDPHYKYVGEYWSKIDLNLDGRDRDQPWSAALISFVARAANYRDFKFASAHSTYVYDAVDKRKANVTTAPFWGFEVKEHKPQLGDLVCRTRNGVHITSMASLPRGGFTSHCDIVVEVRDSEVRTLGGNVHQSVSITSYPLDHDGFLRKVNSVYGVLKNNL; this is encoded by the coding sequence ATGGTAGTCATGAAAGTTAAACCGGATAGCCTAAACTTACGTCGCTCTCCAGAGATTAAAGATGGAAACATTATCACCACTTTAGTGCTAGCTCAAGAGGTAGAAGTTATCGAAGGGAATCCGACCGATCGGTTTTGGGAAGTTAAAACTGTTGTCAATGGTTCAACACTTCAAGGTTTCGCGAGTGCTGCTTTCTTACGGCAACCTGTCAGTGCAGCTAAAGAAGCATTAATCAGTGCGGCTGTTAAGGAATGGCTTCGATTTGACCGAGGAAATAAATTAGAGTATGAAGATCCTCACTATAAATATGTTGGGGAATATTGGTCAAAAATTGACTTAAATCTCGACGGTCGAGACCGAGATCAACCTTGGTCAGCAGCATTGATTTCCTTCGTCGCTCGTGCTGCTAATTATCGTGATTTTAAATTTGCATCTGCTCACTCAACCTATGTTTATGATGCGGTAGATAAACGTAAGGCCAATGTTACTACAGCACCTTTTTGGGGATTTGAAGTGAAAGAACATAAACCTCAACTTGGTGATTTAGTTTGCCGTACAAGAAATGGAGTTCATATCACTTCAATGGCTTCTTTGCCAAGGGGAGGCTTTACAAGTCACTGCGATATTGTTGTCGAAGTTCGAGACTCAGAAGTGCGGACTCTTGGCGGGAATGTGCATCAATCCGTATCAATTACTTCATACCCATTGGATCATGATGGCTTTTTGAGAAAAGTCAATAGTGTCTACGGTGTTCTAAAAAACAATCTCTAA
- a CDS encoding pentapeptide repeat-containing protein: protein MFRGVGQRKVVSAIGLATFSIIALAATGLIIFAANRSSVKHQVRQLLTARECQGCNLSGANLSEVFLEGVNLEKANLKDANLWSAHLVNANLKQANFAGVYLISSNLAGANLEGSNLENAFLEDAYLGGSNLRTANLRGAFMKGIFLVNADLEGANLEGANLWMANLESANLKGANLRNAWLLDTNLAGANLKGAVMPDGTPHE, encoded by the coding sequence ATGTTTCGAGGCGTGGGACAAAGGAAAGTTGTAAGTGCGATCGGGTTGGCAACTTTTAGTATTATTGCATTAGCAGCTACAGGTTTAATAATTTTCGCAGCGAACCGTTCGTCAGTCAAGCATCAAGTCCGGCAATTGCTGACAGCGAGGGAATGTCAAGGTTGCAATCTTTCCGGGGCGAATTTGAGCGAAGTTTTTCTGGAAGGCGTCAATTTAGAAAAAGCCAACCTTAAAGATGCGAATTTGTGGAGCGCGCATTTGGTAAACGCTAACTTGAAACAGGCAAATTTTGCTGGGGTTTACCTGATAAGCAGCAATTTAGCCGGGGCAAATTTGGAGGGAAGCAATCTAGAAAATGCGTTTTTAGAGGATGCTTATTTGGGAGGAAGTAATTTGAGAACTGCTAACTTAAGAGGTGCTTTTATGAAAGGTATTTTTCTCGTTAACGCTGATTTGGAAGGGGCGAATTTGGAGGGTGCTAATCTGTGGATGGCTAATCTGGAAAGTGCTAATTTGAAGGGTGCTAATCTGAGAAATGCTTGGCTGTTGGATACTAATTTGGCAGGGGCGAATTTAAAGGGTGCGGTGATGCCTGATGGTACGCCGCACGAATGA
- a CDS encoding methyltransferase family protein — MKILTDWGFTREGWRNNSRGEYLVLLQGGLLTGFVILPVYQLPGLKIQSTHLLYIIWFMASILGLTGLIFIIKGLIDLGKNLTPLPYPREDGELVQTGIYGIVRHPLYSGLILAALGWTLFQMSISHLIASALLIILFEIKANREETWLTKKYPEYSEYRQKVKKLIPGIN, encoded by the coding sequence ATGAAAATCTTAACTGACTGGGGCTTCACGCGCGAAGGCTGGCGCAACAACAGCCGCGGCGAATATTTAGTTTTGCTTCAAGGAGGATTGCTCACAGGATTTGTAATCTTACCAGTTTATCAACTGCCAGGATTAAAAATTCAATCAACCCACTTACTTTATATTATCTGGTTTATGGCCAGTATTCTAGGCTTAACCGGATTAATTTTCATCATCAAAGGATTGATAGACTTAGGAAAAAACCTCACACCTTTACCATATCCCAGAGAAGACGGAGAATTAGTCCAAACAGGCATTTACGGAATAGTGCGGCATCCATTATACAGCGGCTTAATTTTAGCAGCCCTCGGCTGGACACTTTTTCAAATGAGCATATCCCACTTAATAGCCAGCGCACTATTAATAATACTTTTCGAGATCAAAGCCAACCGAGAAGAAACCTGGTTAACCAAAAAATATCCAGAGTATTCAGAGTACCGCCAAAAAGTCAAAAAACTAATTCCCGGAATCAATTAA